The Cyprinus carpio isolate SPL01 chromosome B17, ASM1834038v1, whole genome shotgun sequence genome has a window encoding:
- the LOC109076766 gene encoding C-terminal-binding protein 2-like isoform X4 has translation MAMGVAVKPYESFPGIRPQIMNGPMHPRPLVALLDGRDCTVEMPILKDLATVAFCDAQSTQEIHEKVLNEAVGAMMYHTITLTREDLEKFKALRIIIRIGSGYDNIDIKAAGEMGIAVCNIPSAAVEETADSTLCHILNLYRRNTWLYQAMREGTRVQSVEQIREVASGAARIRGETLGLIGFGRSAQAVAVRAKAFGFSVIFYDPYLQDGLERSLGVQRVYTLQDLLYQSDCVSLHCNLNEHNHHLINDFTIKQMRQGAFLVNTARGGLVDEKALAQALKEGRIRGAALDVHESEPFSFSQGPLKDAPNLICTPHTAWYSEQASLEMREAAATEIRRAITGRIPDSLRNCVNKEFFVTTAPWGVMEQQVHPELNGGAYRFPPGAVGVSPGGMGGQIEGMMPGAHPLPPGTQPSLAPSPTPFLKHNDHREHLAKS, from the exons gtaTAAGGCCGCAAATCATGAACGGTCCGATGCATCCTCGGCCGCTGGTGGCTCTGCTGGACGGGAGGGACTGTACCGTAGAGATGCCCATCCTGAAGGATTTAGCCACTGTGGCGTTCTGTGACGCTCAGTCAACGCAGGAAATACATGAGAAG GTGTTGAACGAGGCAGTGGGGGCGATGATGTACCACACCATCACTCTGACCAGAgaagatctggagaaatttaaaGCCCTCCGAATCATAATCCGCATCGGTAGTGGATATGACAATATTGACATTAAAGCAGCTGGAGAGATGG GTATTGCGGTGTGTAATATTCCATCAGCTGCTGTGGAGGAGACGGCAGACTCAACGCTTTGCCACATCCTGAACCTGTACCGGAGGAACACCTGGCTGTACCAGGCCATGCGTGAGGGCACACGGGTCCAGAGCGTGGAGCAGATCAGAGAGGTGGCGTCAGGGGCCGCCCGCATCAGAGGAGAAACACTCGGACTTATTGGCTTTG GACGATCAGCACAGGCTGTGGCTGTTCGAGCAAAAGCGTTTGGCTTCAGTGTGATCTTTTATGACCCGTACCTGCAAGACGGTTTAGAGCGATCGCTGGGCGTCCAGAGAGTTTACACCTTACAGGACCTCCTGTACCAGAGCGACTGTGTGTCTCTCCACTGCAACCTAAATGAACACAATCACCACCTCATCAACGACTTCACCATCAAGCAG ATGCGACAGGGAGCATTTCTAGTCAACACAGCACGAGGGGGTCTGGTAGATGAAAAGGCCCTGGCTCAGGCTCTCAAAGAGGGCAGGATACGGGGGGCTGCCCTGGACGTCCACGAGTCTGAACCCTTCAG TTTTTCTCAGGGGCCTCTGAAGGACGCGCCCAATCTGATCTGCACCCCTCACACAGCGTGGTACAGTGAGCAGGCCTCACTAGAGATGAGAGAGGCAGCAGCCACTGAGATCCGCAGGGCCATCACCG GTCGTATTCCAGACAGTCTCAGAAACTGCGTCAACAAAGAGTTTTTTGTGACTACGGCACCGTGGGGGGTGATGGAGCAGCAGGTACATCCAGAGCTCAACGGCGGAGCCTACAG GTTTCCTCCTGGTGCGGTGGGTGTGTCTCCTGGTGGCATGGGTGGACAGATAGAGGGCATGATGCCCGGGGCCCACCCCCTGCCGCCGGGCACCCAGCCCAGCCTCGCCCCGTCCCCCACCCCATTCCTCAAACACAACGACCATAGAGAACACCTCGCCAAGTCATAA
- the LOC109076766 gene encoding C-terminal-binding protein 2-like isoform X6, whose protein sequence is MGGMWRQHFPGIRPQIMNGPMHPRPLVALLDGRDCTVEMPILKDLATVAFCDAQSTQEIHEKVLNEAVGAMMYHTITLTREDLEKFKALRIIIRIGSGYDNIDIKAAGEMGIAVCNIPSAAVEETADSTLCHILNLYRRNTWLYQAMREGTRVQSVEQIREVASGAARIRGETLGLIGFGRSAQAVAVRAKAFGFSVIFYDPYLQDGLERSLGVQRVYTLQDLLYQSDCVSLHCNLNEHNHHLINDFTIKQMRQGAFLVNTARGGLVDEKALAQALKEGRIRGAALDVHESEPFSFSQGPLKDAPNLICTPHTAWYSEQASLEMREAAATEIRRAITGRIPDSLRNCVNKEFFVTTAPWGVMEQQVHPELNGGAYRFPPGAVGVSPGGMGGQIEGMMPGAHPLPPGTQPSLAPSPTPFLKHNDHREHLAKS, encoded by the exons ATGGGAGGAATGTGGAGGCAGCATTTTCCAG gtaTAAGGCCGCAAATCATGAACGGTCCGATGCATCCTCGGCCGCTGGTGGCTCTGCTGGACGGGAGGGACTGTACCGTAGAGATGCCCATCCTGAAGGATTTAGCCACTGTGGCGTTCTGTGACGCTCAGTCAACGCAGGAAATACATGAGAAG GTGTTGAACGAGGCAGTGGGGGCGATGATGTACCACACCATCACTCTGACCAGAgaagatctggagaaatttaaaGCCCTCCGAATCATAATCCGCATCGGTAGTGGATATGACAATATTGACATTAAAGCAGCTGGAGAGATGG GTATTGCGGTGTGTAATATTCCATCAGCTGCTGTGGAGGAGACGGCAGACTCAACGCTTTGCCACATCCTGAACCTGTACCGGAGGAACACCTGGCTGTACCAGGCCATGCGTGAGGGCACACGGGTCCAGAGCGTGGAGCAGATCAGAGAGGTGGCGTCAGGGGCCGCCCGCATCAGAGGAGAAACACTCGGACTTATTGGCTTTG GACGATCAGCACAGGCTGTGGCTGTTCGAGCAAAAGCGTTTGGCTTCAGTGTGATCTTTTATGACCCGTACCTGCAAGACGGTTTAGAGCGATCGCTGGGCGTCCAGAGAGTTTACACCTTACAGGACCTCCTGTACCAGAGCGACTGTGTGTCTCTCCACTGCAACCTAAATGAACACAATCACCACCTCATCAACGACTTCACCATCAAGCAG ATGCGACAGGGAGCATTTCTAGTCAACACAGCACGAGGGGGTCTGGTAGATGAAAAGGCCCTGGCTCAGGCTCTCAAAGAGGGCAGGATACGGGGGGCTGCCCTGGACGTCCACGAGTCTGAACCCTTCAG TTTTTCTCAGGGGCCTCTGAAGGACGCGCCCAATCTGATCTGCACCCCTCACACAGCGTGGTACAGTGAGCAGGCCTCACTAGAGATGAGAGAGGCAGCAGCCACTGAGATCCGCAGGGCCATCACCG GTCGTATTCCAGACAGTCTCAGAAACTGCGTCAACAAAGAGTTTTTTGTGACTACGGCACCGTGGGGGGTGATGGAGCAGCAGGTACATCCAGAGCTCAACGGCGGAGCCTACAG GTTTCCTCCTGGTGCGGTGGGTGTGTCTCCTGGTGGCATGGGTGGACAGATAGAGGGCATGATGCCCGGGGCCCACCCCCTGCCGCCGGGCACCCAGCCCAGCCTCGCCCCGTCCCCCACCCCATTCCTCAAACACAACGACCATAGAGAACACCTCGCCAAGTCATAA
- the LOC109076766 gene encoding C-terminal-binding protein 2-like isoform X5, translating into MALIDKHKVKRQRLDKICEGIRPQIMNGPMHPRPLVALLDGRDCTVEMPILKDLATVAFCDAQSTQEIHEKVLNEAVGAMMYHTITLTREDLEKFKALRIIIRIGSGYDNIDIKAAGEMGIAVCNIPSAAVEETADSTLCHILNLYRRNTWLYQAMREGTRVQSVEQIREVASGAARIRGETLGLIGFGRSAQAVAVRAKAFGFSVIFYDPYLQDGLERSLGVQRVYTLQDLLYQSDCVSLHCNLNEHNHHLINDFTIKQMRQGAFLVNTARGGLVDEKALAQALKEGRIRGAALDVHESEPFSFSQGPLKDAPNLICTPHTAWYSEQASLEMREAAATEIRRAITGRIPDSLRNCVNKEFFVTTAPWGVMEQQVHPELNGGAYRFPPGAVGVSPGGMGGQIEGMMPGAHPLPPGTQPSLAPSPTPFLKHNDHREHLAKS; encoded by the exons gtaTAAGGCCGCAAATCATGAACGGTCCGATGCATCCTCGGCCGCTGGTGGCTCTGCTGGACGGGAGGGACTGTACCGTAGAGATGCCCATCCTGAAGGATTTAGCCACTGTGGCGTTCTGTGACGCTCAGTCAACGCAGGAAATACATGAGAAG GTGTTGAACGAGGCAGTGGGGGCGATGATGTACCACACCATCACTCTGACCAGAgaagatctggagaaatttaaaGCCCTCCGAATCATAATCCGCATCGGTAGTGGATATGACAATATTGACATTAAAGCAGCTGGAGAGATGG GTATTGCGGTGTGTAATATTCCATCAGCTGCTGTGGAGGAGACGGCAGACTCAACGCTTTGCCACATCCTGAACCTGTACCGGAGGAACACCTGGCTGTACCAGGCCATGCGTGAGGGCACACGGGTCCAGAGCGTGGAGCAGATCAGAGAGGTGGCGTCAGGGGCCGCCCGCATCAGAGGAGAAACACTCGGACTTATTGGCTTTG GACGATCAGCACAGGCTGTGGCTGTTCGAGCAAAAGCGTTTGGCTTCAGTGTGATCTTTTATGACCCGTACCTGCAAGACGGTTTAGAGCGATCGCTGGGCGTCCAGAGAGTTTACACCTTACAGGACCTCCTGTACCAGAGCGACTGTGTGTCTCTCCACTGCAACCTAAATGAACACAATCACCACCTCATCAACGACTTCACCATCAAGCAG ATGCGACAGGGAGCATTTCTAGTCAACACAGCACGAGGGGGTCTGGTAGATGAAAAGGCCCTGGCTCAGGCTCTCAAAGAGGGCAGGATACGGGGGGCTGCCCTGGACGTCCACGAGTCTGAACCCTTCAG TTTTTCTCAGGGGCCTCTGAAGGACGCGCCCAATCTGATCTGCACCCCTCACACAGCGTGGTACAGTGAGCAGGCCTCACTAGAGATGAGAGAGGCAGCAGCCACTGAGATCCGCAGGGCCATCACCG GTCGTATTCCAGACAGTCTCAGAAACTGCGTCAACAAAGAGTTTTTTGTGACTACGGCACCGTGGGGGGTGATGGAGCAGCAGGTACATCCAGAGCTCAACGGCGGAGCCTACAG GTTTCCTCCTGGTGCGGTGGGTGTGTCTCCTGGTGGCATGGGTGGACAGATAGAGGGCATGATGCCCGGGGCCCACCCCCTGCCGCCGGGCACCCAGCCCAGCCTCGCCCCGTCCCCCACCCCATTCCTCAAACACAACGACCATAGAGAACACCTCGCCAAGTCATAA